The stretch of DNA attagGGCAGAATTTGTTATGTGCATCCAAGAGGGTTTCCTGAAATAGTGTGAATAATCCAACATGGgtaggaccaaagatcttatagctccgctataagatctttgggtagGACCATACTGGGCCTTGAATGGTAACAATAGCCTGGTTTCAATGGAAGAGTATTTTACTAactgatcacaactccataacaTTTAAGTTATATGGATAAATTTGGACCTTAGGGGAAGGTCCTAAATTGAGGTAAGGAAGATTACAGGCATCATTAGGCAGGAGTTATAGAGTAAATTGGGAGCAATTGTTATTGGGCAAGTCCACACCTGACATGTGGGAATTGTTTAAAGGTCATCTGAAGAAAGTTTATGACCAGCATGCTCCAGTGAGAAGGAAGACAAGGAGAGCAAAGTAACGGAAACTGCGTTTGACCTAAAGTTTGTAAATTGGTTTAAAATGAAAAGaattccatatatatatatatatatatatatatagtatagaaAAATTAAATCAGATGGCGCTTTGCAGAATATAAAGTGGAATTTGGAATTTTTGTGACTGTCCACAACAGCTCATGTCTTATAAacttgattgaactttattaaaaGTGGTGACAATATGGACCTAATGAGGGCAAAGCAATTATGTATGAGCGACAGCCGTTACCCTTGCCAGCAACATCTCTATTCCACAAAATACAAAGCAAAGCCCATGTTTTAATTCAATCAACAACTGGGGTTATGGCACAGCAATGTACTGGGTGTTGTTATGAAAACAAAAGCAGTTCATTTCAGTAAAGCATTAGACAATAGTTGGGCCTTTAATTTAATGCAATTCAATCTCAACAAAAACATTAAGCCAGCTGAAAATTGCAGAATTGTGAACAACTGACAGCCTTTACAATGGTCAATCTTTAGAGAAGACTGTTACATGATGATAAATGACAGATATAGTCTACAGCATCTACAAGTATGAATTATAAAACAATATAATACATTATATATACATTTAGGTATAAGCACAGaacattttaaattatatgtaaacAGGTTTTGTCATCAGATGGAAGAGAATTTAACAAGTGAACTGTTTACTGGCTCCCATTTGAACTGTTATCAAACaaagtttaaatttttttgaTGTCACACTGAAAGGGGATTGGGATTTTGAAATTGGGATTTTacttttattgcatatctttGTGAATATGGTAATTCTATTATGAGTATGTCCAAAGAGTGAGTCTCTCTCTGCAgagaaaatgtattttgtttcaATGAAAAACAGCTATAAAATGAATCAAACAtaactgcagttttttttaaaatctgcaagGACTTTTAAACAATGAACTAATTTTACTATTAAAttgatttttcaaattatataatTTAACGATCTAAACTACATTTGGAACCAGCAACAGTCTTCTCATCATACAGCTTCCAGCTGATCGTGCTTGACACAAATAAAGGTAAAGGTTAATATTTATACATAAAGAGACAGTGTCCATTTTTACTGAGCATTTTGTTTCATATCCATTTTCAAAAGAAAACACTTTATAACATTTTAAGGTTCCAGCTGCTGCTTTGAGATTTTCATCACCAGTCTTGAATCCAGTCAAATACCATTATTCCTCCTACAGCAGTTCTTTCACTAATCACTTCAGTGAAATGTTTACACTTTGGAATCCAATATGGTAAAACTAATACAGTAAGTGTGTTGCAGCAAGAACAAATGTCAAAAACTCATCTGCTGGAATAATGTAGATTTCATTTAATTAGGAAAAGACGACAGTTGCCTTGCATATAACTGAAGTTAGCTTTGAATTTGATATCACTACCTGTATGTGCCATAACGTCCATTTATTATCTGCTGTGATCCAGGTTTCCTTGGGAGCTAAGACAATTATCTAAAGCAATGTCATTTGCATGAGAACTGATGGAATAGTTACCTGCAGAATTCTCCCTCGAATTCAGAGTTCTGACTTGAAATGTATATGTGCCATGCATTAGGATATTAGAAGGTAAACAGATTCTGTTCAATGTAACCATTTGCCTATAATCCAAGGACATTTCCTATTTATAGAAAGTCAACCCATTTCATACATACTACGAAGAGCACAATGTAAAAATGTTAGTGTTAGTTTTAATGATGAACTGGAGTATTTGAGCAATAGTTTAATCCAAGTGTGATCCATGCTTGTAGTTGGACTGTTTTTCTTTGGCTGTTAAGAATTCTGAAGCAAGTAGGAAGATTACCAATTGTCCAAGAAGTCAAAGCCTGTTTTTCGAATGGAATTGCCCATATTGATCTGTAGGAAGAGAATACAAAAAAAATGTTCTAGAACCATATCCATCTTGGTTTTAAATATATTCAATGATTTGGCTTTCCCAGGTATCTTGCATCGAGAACTCCAAAGATTCATGACTGTATGAAGGAATACCTTCTTACCTCCATCTTATGCAAGGAATTCGGCATTCTGAAATTATGCACTGAATTCTAGATGCTCCCCACCCTCCATGTCCTCTGAATATCTACTCTGTCTAGCTGCATTGgaatcaattatatttcaagaGGTATACCTCTCATTCTTTTGGACTCCTTTTACAATATGACAACCTCTTCATTCCAGGAATCAGACTAATGAATCTTCTCCGAACTGCCACAGGCAAAGTAGTTTGACAGATATCCTAAACTTTCATTCTCTCCCACCAAGAAAACTGGTTTCAATTACTCAAAGCTATTTTGGCAGAACTTCTCAAATCCACAATCTTTCTCCAAGTATTGCAGCATAGGTGCATGGGAACATCACCTTTAATTTTGATTTTGGAGATATAATTGTCATTCAGCATCCATCAGTCCAACTCCTGGATCtcagtgtatgaaggaactgcagatgctgatttaaactaaagataagacacaaaatgctggagtaactcggcgagactcagcatctctggagagaaggaatgggtggcgtttcgggtcgagacccttcttcaggcttggaCCGTGGATTTCAATAATATGGCAACAACTTCTCCACATATACTACAATAGTTACAGGTGGCAACTCATCACTACCTTTCCCAGGGATATTAGGAATTATTGCATCGTAaatcataaataaaataaatgttattgcacagcaattggtttattattgtcagagaTCAACAACAATGAACCAACTATGCAATAATGTATTGGTTTATCCAGAAAATCATACCATACACCAGTACATTAGGTAgtacaaaaaaacccaaacacaATGATAAATATAGAACTAGATCTAAAGAGAatgtgcagttttttttttaaagtacgagCCAAAACAAGGTAGATAGGAATATCAGGAATGCATAACTGGCCTACGAGAGTACTGgagtgggtgcagaggagatATGTCTGGATATTGCCCGGGATGCACCGTTTTTAGGAGGAGAGACTGGAGAGGATAGGCCAGTTGTCCCTGGAATGGAGCAAGTTAAGAAAGGACATGATTTTGGGTTTATAAAGTTAAGAGGGGTATACATAGGGGAGACTGCAGGAACCTTAACCTCTTACAAGAGGTGAATAAAACTAGAGAACACTTGtttagcagagctgccaagttttgtcagagcatttcagtattctagtacaggtgcacaaccttttatccgaaagccttgggaccagacacttttcgtaattcagaatttgtcggtctttggaatggaatttttttagcgtagattttaatggctggctcagtggtagggtgctcggctcatatccgcaaagtcgcgagtttgcgccttgatcctggcagttactcgatcgcgagtttgagtcttcaatgtcgttttttcttgcagaataaatgtttgtatgaaatacagtgtaggagaagtgtactgactgtgtgggcagaactttggaagtgattgcccaccagtctaaaaagccgctgtgtctccctgtccctgggatagcagggggcgatcaaacagcacaatacccccctccccctccaactccagaggaatccgctccccgatgggccgctaccaaagatcatagaggagctcctctatgatctttggccgctacagcgacaagtggcagttcgcccacagcccgagctgcgccccctcatccgccaccccaagaacaagacgtaccttgcacaccatcagcttctgcccctacgtgttcctctggagttggagtgggttgggctggagttgctgctggctgtgggtctctgggatctccgtgcttgcagtgggcctgggggtcggtgggcggcggtgggagctgtggacctacggacctacctccgtggagctggccagcttcggagcgtggagagctgcgggggcgagctgctgcgacccgactccggtggatggtgacaccgggagctcgcgggtctccggtgggagactgctttgcggggcaccggcagcggcgacttctcccgcccgaattacgggtttgagagcaaagatcatagaggttgagagtgacctagaggggggccttacaacgcccggcgcggctgtaaattgccgcggacttgctagcgcccgccgggggctccaacatcaagacctggggcagggccctacatctcccggcgtggctttgagtggccgctccccgatgggcccctacgacgccccgagctgcgcctcgtcatccgcaacccaggttcctctgtagttggagcggggctgggctgggctgctgttggctgtgggtctctgggatctccatgcttgcggtgggcctgggggtcggtgtcccgttggtcctgacgtctccggtgactggcacggtcctgctgaaaacgccgacgtgaagacagtgcaaagcccccgcgccggtgcaatgggcggggagctggagaggggagggaaggggtcacacacatggccgggaagcagaggggtgtaggtggggtgaaactgaagcgagcgacaatctgctgctgcctgccccgctgagttaaaaagttcccacgcaagactcacgaaagactgtgtatcgtgagtctaccgtgggaactttttaactcagcgggcaggcagcagcatattgtcaattattaaccctcccgcgcaatataccctcatcttctcttttatgaatggggatttagttcccctttcttcgaggaccgaccggaggttccgctgtcacctctgcgggccgccctcggtgaacgttttcaaggacctttcttcaaggaccgaaaaaatggccgctattcggaggttttcgttatttggatcttcggataaaaggttgtgcacctgtacttgaaaatcagtattttgctgaggaaatcggtatttttacacggtgccattttgctgaaaaaaaagttgtttatgtgcggtcatacccatgtaagagtacaagaatgcataactttgctaccaattgacatgtcttctatgcaCTTTACTTgatagtgcattcattgccatctctttgtatactgctgtttgaacggctgcttcctgcttttagcaccagatgatgatgtagaagccattttgcatttttaatccctattctttctaATCTTGTTGCGTCTCATCCCTCGACCCGCAACAGCTTTGCATCCACCACGCCACATGGTACGTAACACGCGGGAGCGCCCGTGAAGCcccgaccaaagatcatagcagtAGTACGTCATGGGTAATTTTTCGCGCCATCTTAATGTACTCGTGATTACcgtcatggcgtccacatctacagctcactgactgaatgataGACTAGCAAGTCCCACAGCCACTTAAAGCCGCGtcgggcttatccagaattctaccactgcctgaaaaataatgaaaggctcaacttccactgagaaagagaattccaaagactcattgttatacaagaattttcccgaacagtctgtgacccatagcactgtggccatggcgctatgtgtaaagcccatagcgctatgcTTAAAGCTCATAGCGCTCCAGCCGGTAGCGCTACATttccatagcgctgcagccgacagctcttcgtttaaattcccacgtgttaaactgacagcgctctgtttaaacctggaggcaTGGGACAGCGGGACTTCTATTTATATGTAAATCTGAACAGATGTGACATCTGGTCGGAGTTGGAAACAGTAGCTATTGAAAACACACACCCGTAAACACTATGGACAATTGTAAACGACATCTGCGATGCTGCATTTATGAACGTTTCATATAATAAAGCTGATATAAGGTACATAGGGTGGATatcgattaattctagacaacagattaaaaaaataatctaaccCCATCAATTCATTCAAGGTGTATTAGgatgtgttctacagtatgaaATGTACAGGAACATttgcacttccagagtggtctatcgagttgtttcttcagcggaccacggatttattttaagagcaaaacaaagtgctggagaactcagcaggtcaggctggatctatggagggtccgatgaagggtctcgacccaaaacgtcacccatctgggATATTCTTAAATATATCAGAACAGAAAGAGGTGAGTTTAGGGCACGATACAAAGTTATGAAAAAGATTAGCATCTGAGgaatgacatttatcacaagtaggagaaacatttggatatataCTGTGTATTTTTGCCTTGGAGTAGTGAAGTCTATGTATAATTATGAACTGTATGAGGCAGTGTCTAGCATTGTTTGGGCACCTATGTGTAGGTttgaggctttcctcccatatttcatcTGGTATTTGCACATTTATGTCTTTTTCCCAATTGATCTTATACTTGCTAGAGGATGGAGAGATTATTGATAGAAGGACATCATACATATAGGAGATGAATTTGTCTTTATATGGTGATGTTTTAAGGCAGTCATCTATTTGAGACTGCCTCTCAACTTCAAATCCCGACAGATGCTTTCGTATATAATCCCTGATTTGTAAGTATCTGAAAAAGTTACTATTTGGGAGTTCAAATTTCTTTCGTGACTGTGTAAAGATGGCAAACGTACCATCGATAtataggtctctgacactgtgcatTCCTAATTCATTCCATGTAGAGAAAGTCTTATCTAAAATATATGGTTTGAATGTGGGGTTGTTTGCTATGGGCAAAGCGAGAGATATAGGTTTAAGTTCAAAATGTGTTCTGATTTGCTTTTATACGTATCAACTTGTGTATAACAAGATTAAATCCATAATATGATTTATCAATTGAAGTAGGAGCTAGTAGGATGGTACCTATTGAGTATGGGTGGCAATCTTCTTGTTCTATTTTTAGCCAATTCAGAGGGATGTTTGAGGTGTCAAGCCAGAAATCAAAGGACTTGATGGCAGAGGCCCAGTAATATAATCTGACATTTGGAAGAGCAAGCCCACCCTTAGTTTTTGATTTGTAGAGCtgatttttgtttgtcttatgAGTTTTGTAATTCCACAAGAAAGTAATTATTATCGAATctaatctctttaaaaaaaatgttgtaagAGAAATAGGAATGTTCTGAATTGGATATAGTAACTGGGGTAAGatcattttaatggaattcactctTCCGAGTAAGGAAATTGGCCTGTAGAAGGGAAGAGTAAAGCTTTGTAACCTCAATCCCTAGATAGGTAAATGTATCTGTTGTTACTCTGAAAGGAAAATTCTCCAATGTATCTGAGGGGATGGTATGAACTGGCAACAGTATACTTTTATTCCAGTTAATACTGCAGCCTGAAAATGTACCAAACAGGTTAATTTTTTCCAGTATCGCTGGAATAGTGGTTTGAGGTTCCGTTATGTACAGGAGAATATCATCCGCGTACAAAGATATTTTATTTGTAGTCTCTTTCGTGTCGTAACCATGAATACGGGGATCTAATCGAATACTCTGAGCAAGAGGTTCTATAGCAAGGGCAAATATTAATGCTAATAGGGGGCAGCCCTGTTTTGTTCCCCAGAACAAATTAAGGGAGATGAGAGCGTTTGGTTTGTGAGAGTTCGTGCTGTTAGATTTTTATACAGAAGCTTAATCCATTCCAAAAAATTGTATTCAAAGGTAAATCTCTTGAGGAGCTCGAATAAGTAAGGCCATTCAATCTGGTCAAATGTTTTTTCCGCGTCAAGCGTTAATATAGCCAAGTCGTTGTTTCCTTCTCTTTTTGTGTACATGAtatttgtagattggttatttcctactagccaattgtagtgcttgttagtagtaacTCCGCCTAATATGCATTTTATATTaacaagagcttgcctacgccagtcagtatgagtagctgctgggaaatgtaatgtcctgcagttcgatgctgtaagtagatttaataaacatgtgttgtattttGATATGTGTtcgactcattacatggtgtcagagagtgAGTCTTACCTACTCCGTTCACGTTTATcgggttttgtttttttagttagttTATGTGCCAGTTATCTCTATCATGGCAAACTTGGCTCGCCGTcctagtcctctgatctttgactgaCATTGCTGAACGCTGGCGTCTTTTCGAGTGTGACTACACTATGTTCGCATCGTTCACCGCAACGACCCCCCTGATGTGCGTGCTTCCGTATTACTCAACTTACGAACTGCTTCGTAATACTGACCTAACCCTTAATCAAGCAGAGCATGCCTGTCGGATTGTGAAGATAACATCTTCTCACACTAAGTCTGTGCCCTCCGGTCAGTGTTCGCAGTATAGTGTTACAGACACCTCCTCCCATAACAGccgctcccaaccctctcctGCCTGGCAGCAGAGAGGATCTGCTGTCCAATGTCAAAATTACAACTACTTTCATGCTACGGGTCGACAGTTCTGTATTGCTTATGGTAAAACCTGTAACTTCTGCAAGACATTAAACCACTTTGCTAGATGCTGCCGTTCCCGTGTGACTCAATCAGCTCCAAGACAAGCCAGCACCTGTTTCAACATGAGCTTGATGATACCGAATTCCAAGAGCCTGACTTGCCATCCCCTGCTCAGTTCTCAGAAAGTACAGATACCAGCTATgccatccactctctcctcccttcgtCTAACGAGCAACCTGAccctgaggtaaccatgtttgtgaataacagaCCCTTGATCGCTAAGGTTGATACGGGCGCTAAATCCAAAGAATTTGGTTTATCTGGTTGAAGCGGACGGAGCCATTTACAGACACAaccgtcaacatatccttccagtgaaggaaccgcgTCCTGCGACTCCATATCCAGATGTCTTGTGTTTCGTATACCCTCCCACTGCCGGTCCTGCTGCCCCACTATCAGCAAACTTTTCCACCACGGCCTCCCCGCGGCGTTTGGTGCCCAGCTCGCCTATCTCATCACCTCCCCGCCTCGTCGGGTCCCCAGTCAtttcctccattccctccccgaTATCTTCTCCGGTGAAAGGAGGTGATGCGGATTCATACCGCACGGTGTTGTACTTCTGGTggtgctggtgccagcagcctccacctacagcccggtatctttttgtttttttgtttatttattctgtaaaagtgtgtttttttgtgggttttttgtgttttgatgtgggggaagagggtacggtgcgggggataccgtccttcagccgcttcctggtgaagacgcgactattattcgagtcgcgtcctcgcccccccccccccccagcggcctacctactggattggcgtggcctttcctgccgggatcgaccagagctcccgcagcagcgggacagcgctgatacatcgcggggctggcgatgccttaccggggatcgccgtctggagcccggagtgctgggcctgctgcaccgacatcatggagctgcggtttgcaggCTCCcatcgcgggcggcgctgatggacagcgcggggtcctgcgactctgcccggctcggccgctgcggactcgggcgctgcggactcgggagctgcggacgccggctgcgggaggcggctgatcaggaggtccgggccgctgaggaggaggatgttcaccgtcggggttcggcgtcggcgttccaccagcccggcgtgagggcctgaacaccgggccacccggggtggcgactgcgggtgctaggaaggcctcgaccacgagtgaacatctgggaagaacggaggggaggctggctggactatggtgccttcctcaccttggtgccactgtgttatgttgtgtcgtggactttcagtgtttgtgcttttttttaaattctattttatttttaatatgttttattattattattatttatattatTAATCATGATTAATTATTACcagttaattattattattaatattatttattattatttatttatttttatttttatgatactgcctgtaagggaaattcatttcgttgtctctaactgagacaatgacaataaatttgaatacaatacaatacaatacacacgcTGGACGGATtagcaggccacccattagatacaGTGATTTTGTGTAACTATACAAACTTCCCGATATGCGTTATTAACGTTCCGCCACCTATATTGCTCAGCCACCGATGCTTTCTTTTGTTTCTAcatggaaagatgtagattggttatttcctacaagccaattgtagtgcttgttagtagtgaccGCCTAACATGTGTTTTATATTAACAAGCGTTTGCCTACGCCAGTCAGTATGAGTAGCTGCTTGGAAATCTAATGTCCTGCAGTTTGATGCTGTaggtagatttaataaacatgtgttgtatttcGCATTGTgtttgactcgactcattacaatattaaacagacgtctcaagtTAAAGGTGGATTGTCTATTAGGTATGAACCCCGTTTGATCTTTGTGTATTAATTTACTTATTAATGGGCTTAATCTATTGGCTAAGATTTTAGCAAATAGCTTGCAATCTATATTTAGCAGTGAGATCGGACGGTATGAACTTACTTCTTGAGCATCTTTTCCTTTCTTATGAATCACTGTAATTGTTGCTTCAGTTAGTATTGGTGGTAGGGCGCCGTCCGATTGTGCTTGTCTATACATTCTATATATACAGTGTCAGAGTATCATTAAATTATTGTATAATTCACTTGGAAGTCCATGTGGGCCTGGTGCTTTACCAGTTTTAAGAGACGAGATGGCTTTTTGAATTTGTATTGCCGCATTCttgtcgcatttccgtacaaaatatggaaaatacgtactacttggcagctatgATTTAGAGTAACTAGGGAGTTAGAGATTTTGAGGGGATTGGCGGGGGatgtttttcacccaaagagtggcAAGTAACTGGAATGTACTCCTAGAGAGAATGGTGGAAGCAGTCACAGACAgcatttaagatgtgtctccatgAACACCTGAATCACCTAGGTGTAGAACGCAGTGAGTCAGATGCTGAAAGGTGTGTTTAATATGGAGGGATATCCACTGGTTAGCGTGGAGGTGGTAAGCCAAATGGCCAATTTACATATTGTATGATTCTATGGCCTTTTCTATTAAAGGTCCCTGTCAAAACTTGAAGACAGCAActagttttaaattattttaagatAAATTAAATTTATAAACTTATAAACTTACCACAGGTTTGCAATAAACACCTAacactagttttagtttagagatacagcgcggaaacaggccgttcggcccactgagtctgcgccgaacagcgatcccgcacatttgcactatccttcacacactaggaataatatacaattataccaagccaattcatctacaaacctctgcgtctttggagtgttggaggaaaccggagcacccggagaaaaaccgtcacagggagaatgtacaaactccgtatatagagcatccattgtcaggatcgagcccgggtctctggcactgtaaggcagaaactttaccagtccgccaccatgctgccatgcTTGCCTTCCCATATTTATTCCCGTTGCAACTCCCAATCTTTTTGGACGCACTAAATATTTTTCTTGATCCAGAAGGAAGAAATTATTCAAAAGAATATCAGCATTACCCACTCCGAAACATTTTTTGATTTGTGCTTGAAATAGGtttgtataataatatattattaaaaattaatttaaagcAAAATAATACCATTCACTCTGATACTCTATGGATGCACAGTTATACCATTATAGTTATTACAAAGTCACTGCAACCCACATTAAACCATACTGTACCTGTGAGAAAAATGGTGTATCGGATGCACAGGAGTCAtccctctcttcatcttctgattCCTTTGCAACATTCTTTTTATCTGGAGATTTCTCAGTTTGGCCAGGGGCCAAAACATCTTCACGTACGCTAAATGAAGGCTGGCTTGCACGCGGCCTGTCAATGAACACGGATGAGACATTGGTGTTGATTATTCGTTCCTGTTTCTTCGTCCAAGGTTTCTCAGATTTATTTTCATCCTTCTCCTTTGAAGACTCTTGTctcaagtaggaaggaactggcttTTCTCCTTTCTCCATTGACTTGATCTGACTTGGAGTTACATACTGGTAATCAGATTGATCACCTTCCATCTTAGATCTTTCTGTACTCAGTTTCCAGAAGGACGATGACTCTTCCTTTTTGACCTGTGCTGGACAATCCGTACTTGGTACCTTTCCATTTTGCGGTTGTTTGAT from Amblyraja radiata isolate CabotCenter1 chromosome 8, sAmbRad1.1.pri, whole genome shotgun sequence encodes:
- the c8h1orf198 gene encoding uncharacterized protein C1orf198 homolog, giving the protein MASAVVAVAGGQRSAMAGTGGLEQKKFEYFSSISPMARKIMLEKQKIREKYGPRWDSLDPREQEEIIDCCMVEPQDRGRYSRHRVSREEAASYPRLQLQTGQKIVHFGEEDITWQDEHSAPFSWETKSQMEFSFACTPAAEPVVSAQSEHRQPVKISQGNHQHKTSQGSQPIKQPQNGKVPSTDCPAQVKKEESSSFWKLSTERSKMEGDQSDYQYVTPSQIKSMEKGEKPVPSYLRQESSKEKDENKSEKPWTKKQERIINTNVSSVFIDRPRASQPSFSVREDVLAPGQTEKSPDKKNVAKESEDEERDDSCASDTPFFSQINMGNSIRKTGFDFLDNW